A window of the Archocentrus centrarchus isolate MPI-CPG fArcCen1 chromosome 9, fArcCen1, whole genome shotgun sequence genome harbors these coding sequences:
- the LOC115786305 gene encoding tumor necrosis factor receptor superfamily member 10B-like isoform X1: MKPFLTYVICSVSVLLLKPTAAYPRSGLELGGSRARRHTTCREDQYQHGGLCCLKCEAGKYVKSPCTKPETKGQCEECDYNTYIEHENNLNRCFTCKQCRSDQEIVRPCTHTQDTTCQCKSGRFCHIDQACEVCKKCSRCAEDEVIVRNCTSTTNTECKKIQNKSDSAPVIAVVVVSFIVLLAGIIVVFVCKKKLPTDCLRNRPDRIKVEEDIQTAEDEETQRSITTNLILPQHLVRAKSSSVAEDKRKILSESLSSSASNSQHSLTGLLTPASQASPVVPDQHHRREDEPLAKLVPVNDDESLKRCFDLFEELDVDYHKRFFRQLEISDNIIKSKESLPYEDRIHELLNFWVEKEGKGASLNALLQALIVLNQRRTAEIIHQKALDSGHYHLPM, translated from the exons ATGAAGCCTTTTCTAACATATGTG ATTTGTAGTGTGTCTGTCCTGCTCCTCAAACCCACAGCAGCGTACCCACGGTCTGGTCTTGAGCTGGGAGGCAGCAGAGCACGGCGGCACACCACCTGCAGAGAAGACCAGTACCAACACGGCGGCCTCTGCTGTTTGAAATGTGAAGCTG GTAAATATGTGAAATCCCCCTGCACCAAACCTGAAACGAAGGGGCAGTGTGAGGAATGTGACTACAACACGTACATCGAGCATGAAAACAACCTGAACCGATGCTTCACGTGTAAACAGTGTCGCTCAG ATCAGGAAATTGTAAGGCCATGCACTCACACTCAAGATACTACATGTCAGTGCAAATCGGGGAGATTTTGCCATATTGACCAAGCATGTGAAGTGTGCAAGAAGTGTTCAAG GTGTGCAGAGGATGAAGTGATTGTGAGAAACTGCACATCAACCACCAACACAGAGTGCAAGAAGATCCAGAACAAATCTGACTCTGCGCCAG tgattGCTGTGGTGGTTGTGTCGTTTATCGTGCTTCTTGCTGGAATAATCGTTGTATTTGTCTGCAAGAAGAAACTTCCAACAG ACTGTCTGAGAAATCGACCTGACAGGATCAAAGTGGAAGAG GACATCCAAACCGCTGAAGATGAAGAAACTCAAAGGTCAATCACCACAAATCTGATCCTGCCCCAGCATCTGGTGAGAGCCAAATCCTCCAGTGTTGCTGAGGATAAGCGTAAAATTCTCAGCGAAAGCCTCAGCAGCTCAGCTAGTAACTCCCAGCACAGTCTAACTGGCCTGCTCACACCTGCTTCCCAAGCCAGCCCCGTGGTCCCAGACCAGCACCACAGGAGG GAAGATGAGCCACTTGCCAAGCTTGTTCCTGTGAATG ATGACGAGTCTCTCAAGAGATGCTTTGACCTCTTTGAAGAACTAGACGTGGACTATCACAAGAGGTTTTTCCGTCAACTTGAAATTAGTGACAACATCATCAAAAGCAAAGAGAGCCTTCCCTATGAAGACAGGATCCATGAACTGTTAAATTTTTGGGTGGAGAAAGAAGGCAAAGGGGCCAGCTTAAACGCCCTGCTGCAGGCTTTGATTGTCCTGAACCAAAGGCGAACAGCTGAGATAATCCACCAGAAGGCTTTGGACAGCGGTCATTACCATTTGCCAATGTAA
- the LOC115786305 gene encoding tumor necrosis factor receptor superfamily member 6-like isoform X2, whose translation MKPFLTYVICSVSVLLLKPTAAYPRSGLELGGSRARRHTTCREDQYQHGGLCCLKCEAGKYVKSPCTKPETKGQCEECDYNTYIEHENNLNRCFTCKQCRSDQEIVRPCTHTQDTTCQCKSGRFCHIDQACEVCKKCSRCAEDEVIVRNCTSTTNTECKKIQNKSDSAPVIAVVVVSFIVLLAGIIVVFVCKKKLPTDCLRNRPDRIKVEEDIQTAEDEETQRSITTNLILPQHLEDEPLAKLVPVNDDESLKRCFDLFEELDVDYHKRFFRQLEISDNIIKSKESLPYEDRIHELLNFWVEKEGKGASLNALLQALIVLNQRRTAEIIHQKALDSGHYHLPM comes from the exons ATGAAGCCTTTTCTAACATATGTG ATTTGTAGTGTGTCTGTCCTGCTCCTCAAACCCACAGCAGCGTACCCACGGTCTGGTCTTGAGCTGGGAGGCAGCAGAGCACGGCGGCACACCACCTGCAGAGAAGACCAGTACCAACACGGCGGCCTCTGCTGTTTGAAATGTGAAGCTG GTAAATATGTGAAATCCCCCTGCACCAAACCTGAAACGAAGGGGCAGTGTGAGGAATGTGACTACAACACGTACATCGAGCATGAAAACAACCTGAACCGATGCTTCACGTGTAAACAGTGTCGCTCAG ATCAGGAAATTGTAAGGCCATGCACTCACACTCAAGATACTACATGTCAGTGCAAATCGGGGAGATTTTGCCATATTGACCAAGCATGTGAAGTGTGCAAGAAGTGTTCAAG GTGTGCAGAGGATGAAGTGATTGTGAGAAACTGCACATCAACCACCAACACAGAGTGCAAGAAGATCCAGAACAAATCTGACTCTGCGCCAG tgattGCTGTGGTGGTTGTGTCGTTTATCGTGCTTCTTGCTGGAATAATCGTTGTATTTGTCTGCAAGAAGAAACTTCCAACAG ACTGTCTGAGAAATCGACCTGACAGGATCAAAGTGGAAGAG GACATCCAAACCGCTGAAGATGAAGAAACTCAAAGGTCAATCACCACAAATCTGATCCTGCCCCAGCATCTG GAAGATGAGCCACTTGCCAAGCTTGTTCCTGTGAATG ATGACGAGTCTCTCAAGAGATGCTTTGACCTCTTTGAAGAACTAGACGTGGACTATCACAAGAGGTTTTTCCGTCAACTTGAAATTAGTGACAACATCATCAAAAGCAAAGAGAGCCTTCCCTATGAAGACAGGATCCATGAACTGTTAAATTTTTGGGTGGAGAAAGAAGGCAAAGGGGCCAGCTTAAACGCCCTGCTGCAGGCTTTGATTGTCCTGAACCAAAGGCGAACAGCTGAGATAATCCACCAGAAGGCTTTGGACAGCGGTCATTACCATTTGCCAATGTAA